The Archangium primigenium genomic interval CCATGAACCTGGACCGGGCCTTCCTCCGCACGCGCATCCGCCAGGAGGTGGTACCGGCCCTCTCGGCCGCCGTGGGCTACCCGGTCACCCCCCATCTGGCGTCCTTCGCTCAGTGCGCGGCCGAGGACGAAGCCCTGCTCACCACCCTGGCCGACGGCGCGTGGACCCGGCTGCGCCACGCCGATGGGTCCCTGGACGCGGGGGGCCTGCGGGCCCTGGAGCGGCCCTTGCGCCGACGGGTCCTCGTCCGGCTGCTGACCGAGGCGGGGGCTCGCATCGATGGGCCCTCGCTCGCCCGGGTGCTGGAGGCGGTGGACACGGGGGGCGCCGTGAGCCTGGGCGGGAGCTCCGTCCGGGGCGGCCTGCACCTGTGGGCCATGGGCGGGCGGGTCCGGTGCGTCCGTCCGGAGGTGCCGCGTCCTCCCGAGCCGCCCTCGCGCTTGGAGGAGGGGACGGCGCTCCAGGTGGCATTGGGGTGGGGCTTCCGGGTGGAGCGGGAGGCACCTCCCCGCGGCGTCCTGGGACTGCCGCTCGGCGAGGGGGTGGCGTGGCCCCTCTGGGTGCGTCCGCGACAGAAGGGCGACCGGATTCGCGGCCCCGCCGGCTCGCGCAAGCTGCAGGATTTCCTCGTGGACCGTCGCGTTCCGAGGGAGGCCCGGGACTCGCTTCCCGTGGTGACCGACGCGGCGGGGGTGCTCCTTTGGATCCCCGGTCTCTGGAATTCGCCGGTCGCGGGCGTTGTAGGAGGACGCTTTCTCTGGGCCAGCCCGCCAGGCACGAGCATGCCCGGTGTGCTGCCGTTATAGAGTTCACCATTCGGAGATGGAGTCTTGGGGAACCCCCAAAATAGTTGAGGCGTTTTTGCTGTTGCTGATACCGTCAGACAAAAGGGCAATACGCCTGGTGTCGTGACAACCGACCGGAAGTGCTGGTGTTTTCCGGCCGAGCCCTCCATCCAGCCGAGCACCGAAAGGGCAGCTGACACGTGCGTTCGACTTACAAGACCATCGGCCTCTGGGTCCTCCTGATCGTCCTCTTCGTCGCCTTCTACAATTTCTTCTCCCAAGGTGGCGATCAGCCGCAGGAACCGACCTTCACCCAATTCCTGGCCAAGGTGGAGGACAAGAAGATCCGCGACGTGTCGGTCAAGGGCAACACGTACACGGGCGTGTACTCCGACACCCAGGAGAAGTTCCGCACCACCGGACCGGCCCCCGACGCGGCCATCCTGGAGCAGCTGCGCAAGAACAGCGTGGACGTGAAGTACGAGCGCGAGGAGCAGAACAGCCTCTGGCTCACCATCCTCGGGCAGTGGATGCCCGTGGTCTTCCTGTTCCTCTTCTTCATCTTCTTCATGCGCCAGCTGCAGGGCGGCAGCGGCAAGGCCATGACGTTCGGCAAGTCCAAGGCCCGCCTGCTCAACGAGAGCCACAACAAGATCACCTTCGCGGACGTGGCCGGCGCGGACGAGTGCAAGGAGGAGCTCGAGGAGATCGTCGCCTTCCTCAAGGATCCCAAGAAGTTCACCAAGCTGGGCGGCCGCATCCCCAAGGGCGTGCTGATGATGGGCCCCCCGGGCACGGGCAAGACGCTGCTCGCGCGCGCCGTGGCGGGTGAGGCCGGCGTGCCCTTCTTCTCCATCTCCGGCTCGGACTTCGTGGAGATGTTCGTGGGCGTGGGCGCCAGCCGCGTGCGTGACCTGTTCGAGCAGGGCAAGAAGAACGCCCCCTGCATCATCTTCATCGACGAGATCGACGCCGTGGGCCGTCACCGTGGCGCGGGCCTCGGCGGTGGACACGACGAGCGCGAGCAGACGCTCAACCAGCTGCTCGTGGAGATGGACGGCTTCGAGTCCAACGAGGGCGTCATCCTCATCGCCGCCACCAACCGTCCGGACGTGCTGGATCCTGCGCTGCAGCGCCCCGGCCGCTTCGACCGGCGCATCGTGGTGCCGCGCCCCGACCTCAAGGGCCGCCTGGGCGTGCTCAAGGTGCACACCCGCCGCGTGCCGCTCGCGCCGGAAGTCGACCTGGAGGTCATCGCCCGTGGTACGCCCGGCATGACCGGCGCGGACCTGGAGAACCTCGTCAACGAGTCGGCGCTCATGGCCGCCCGTCAGAACAAGGAGCGCGTGGACCTCAGTGACTTCGAGGCCGCCAAGGACAAGGTCTTCATGGGCCCGGAGCGCAAGTCCATGATCATGACCGAGAAGGAGAAGCGGAATACGGCCGTGCACGAGGCCGGTCACGCCATCATCGCCAAGCTGCTGCCCGGCTGCGACCCGCTCCACAAGGTCACCATCATCCCGCGCGGCCAGGCCCTGGGTCTCACCTGGAGCCTGCCCACCGAGGACAAGGTCAACGGCTACAAGAAGCAGATCCTCGATCAGATCGCCATGGCCATGGGTGGCCGCATCGCCGAGGAGCTCATGTTCAACGAGATGAGCTCGGGCGCCTCCAACGACATCGAGCGCGCCACCGAGACGGCGCGCGCCATGGTGTGCCGCTGGGGCATGAGCGAGAAGATGGGTCCCCTGGCCTTCGGCAAGAGCGATGGCGAGGTGTTCCTGGGCCGCGACATCAACTCGTCCAAGGACTACTCCGAGGACACCGCGCGCCAGATCGACGCCGAGGTGCGTGAGATCGTCATGCAGTGCTACGCCCGGGGCAAGGCCGTCCTCACGGAGAACCTCGAGGGCCTCAAGCGCGTGACGGACGCCCTGGTGGAGTACGAGACGCTCGACGCCGAAGACGTGAACATCCTGCTGCAGGGTGGACAGCTCACCCGCGAGCGCCCGCCGCCCCGCGTGGTGGCGCCGCCCTCCAAGTCCACCGAGAAGAAGGACAAGCGGAAGATCCTCGACGCGCTCGAGGGCATCCCCAACATGGAGCCGAACAAGGCCTGAGGCCTTGGCCGTGACGGCTCGGTAGACTCAAGGGCCCCCTCCACCGCGCGTGGAGGGGGCCCTTCTTCTTTTCCCCGCGCCCCCCACGCCCATGCTCCGCGCCCGCCCGCTCCGCCTCGATCGTCCCGCCGACCTCGCGCCGGCCTTCCTCCGGCTGGGCCTGCCCACGCCCGCGCGCGACTACCTCCTGGAGAAGCTGCCGCTCGTGCACGTGCTGCTCACGGGGCTCGAGCGCGAGCAGGGGCGCTTCCTGGCGGGGCTCTTCGCCGACAGCGAGCATCCCGGGCGCGAGGAGTACCCCACGTGGGTGGCGGGCGATCCGCGCACCCGTCCGGGCACGGGCCTGCTCTCCGGACGCAAGGAGCAGTTCGAGCGGGTGGTGGCGCGGGCCCGGGCCCTGCCGGAGCAGGGCGCCCTGGCCGAGGCGCTCGCGCGCGTCTGGGCCGCCGCGGGTCCGCCCGCGCCCCTGGGGCTGGGGGGCCGCACGCTCCACTTCGGCGCGCGCACCCACGTCATGGGCGTGGTGAACGTGACGCCGGACAGCTTCTCCGACGGGGGGCGCTACCTCGACCCCGAGGCCGCCGTGGCCCAGGGCCTGCGGCTCGCCGAGGCGGGCGCGGACCTGTTGGACCTGGGCGCCGAGTCCACCCGGCCCGGCGCGCGCCCGGTGCCCGCGGAGGCGCAACTGGCCCGGCTGCTGCCCGTCATCGAGGGGCTGCGCGCGCGCACCGACGTGCCCCTGTCCGTGGACACCACCCTGGCGGAAGTGGCGCGCGGCACGCTCGCGGCGGGGGCGGTGCTCATCAACGACATCAGCGGAGGGCACTTCGATCCGGCCCTGTTCGGCGCGGTGGCCGAGGCGGGCGCGGCCTGCTGCCTCATGCACATCCAGGGCACGCCCGAGACGATGCAGCGCGCGCCGCACTACGAGGACGTGGTGGAGGACGTGCTGGCCTTCCTGGAGGAGGGCGTGGCGCGCGCGGTGGCCGCGGGGGTGGCGCGCGAGCGGCTGCTCGTGGATCCCGGCATCGGCTTTGGCAAGACGGCGGGCCACAACCTCTTCCTGCTGCGGCGCCTGGACGAGCTGCGGGTGCTGGGCCTGCCGGTGCTCGTGGGCACCAGCCGCAAGGGCTTCCTCGGCGGGCTCACGGGCGGGCGCCCCGTCGACCAGCGGCTGGCGGCGTCCTTGGGCTCGGTGGCCGCGCTGGCGGCGCTGGGCAGCGTGGACATCGTCCGGGTGCACGATGTGGCCGAGACGCGGGATGCCCTCGCCGTGGCCGACGCCCTGCGCGAGGCCCTGGAGGGTGGCGCCCGCTATGGCGGGAGAGGGGCGCCCAGGTGAGACGCACACCGACCCACCGCGGGGCACGGGGAGTGTTGGCTGGCCGCCCGCTTGTCCAGGGGACTTCCACTCCCTAACTTCGGCCCCTGTGGAGGGCACGGTATAA includes:
- the ftsH gene encoding ATP-dependent zinc metalloprotease FtsH, whose amino-acid sequence is MRSTYKTIGLWVLLIVLFVAFYNFFSQGGDQPQEPTFTQFLAKVEDKKIRDVSVKGNTYTGVYSDTQEKFRTTGPAPDAAILEQLRKNSVDVKYEREEQNSLWLTILGQWMPVVFLFLFFIFFMRQLQGGSGKAMTFGKSKARLLNESHNKITFADVAGADECKEELEEIVAFLKDPKKFTKLGGRIPKGVLMMGPPGTGKTLLARAVAGEAGVPFFSISGSDFVEMFVGVGASRVRDLFEQGKKNAPCIIFIDEIDAVGRHRGAGLGGGHDEREQTLNQLLVEMDGFESNEGVILIAATNRPDVLDPALQRPGRFDRRIVVPRPDLKGRLGVLKVHTRRVPLAPEVDLEVIARGTPGMTGADLENLVNESALMAARQNKERVDLSDFEAAKDKVFMGPERKSMIMTEKEKRNTAVHEAGHAIIAKLLPGCDPLHKVTIIPRGQALGLTWSLPTEDKVNGYKKQILDQIAMAMGGRIAEELMFNEMSSGASNDIERATETARAMVCRWGMSEKMGPLAFGKSDGEVFLGRDINSSKDYSEDTARQIDAEVREIVMQCYARGKAVLTENLEGLKRVTDALVEYETLDAEDVNILLQGGQLTRERPPPRVVAPPSKSTEKKDKRKILDALEGIPNMEPNKA
- the tilS gene encoding tRNA lysidine(34) synthetase TilS, with translation MSALGDSNQRMCTTLRDAYRALGLEGGSVLLAVSGGADSCALLVGTALVREALRLQVEVATLDHGLRPEARQEVESVVRLAARWGLTCHVRHLGVPPGVALEARAREARYGALEALRQERGLAAVATAHTASDQAETVLMRLARGSALKGAAGIQGRREGLVRPLLTRSREEVEAFLAAHDIPFVTDPMNLDRAFLRTRIRQEVVPALSAAVGYPVTPHLASFAQCAAEDEALLTTLADGAWTRLRHADGSLDAGGLRALERPLRRRVLVRLLTEAGARIDGPSLARVLEAVDTGGAVSLGGSSVRGGLHLWAMGGRVRCVRPEVPRPPEPPSRLEEGTALQVALGWGFRVEREAPPRGVLGLPLGEGVAWPLWVRPRQKGDRIRGPAGSRKLQDFLVDRRVPREARDSLPVVTDAAGVLLWIPGLWNSPVAGVVGGRFLWASPPGTSMPGVLPL
- the folP gene encoding dihydropteroate synthase — protein: MLRARPLRLDRPADLAPAFLRLGLPTPARDYLLEKLPLVHVLLTGLEREQGRFLAGLFADSEHPGREEYPTWVAGDPRTRPGTGLLSGRKEQFERVVARARALPEQGALAEALARVWAAAGPPAPLGLGGRTLHFGARTHVMGVVNVTPDSFSDGGRYLDPEAAVAQGLRLAEAGADLLDLGAESTRPGARPVPAEAQLARLLPVIEGLRARTDVPLSVDTTLAEVARGTLAAGAVLINDISGGHFDPALFGAVAEAGAACCLMHIQGTPETMQRAPHYEDVVEDVLAFLEEGVARAVAAGVARERLLVDPGIGFGKTAGHNLFLLRRLDELRVLGLPVLVGTSRKGFLGGLTGGRPVDQRLAASLGSVAALAALGSVDIVRVHDVAETRDALAVADALREALEGGARYGGRGAPR